The Plasmodium vivax chromosome 12, whole genome shotgun sequence genomic interval ATCAAATCTGAGGACAGTTTCAAAAGCGCTGAATATTTATCTACCAAGATGAACGAGTCGGAGGAACGACTAAGGAAGGAAATTACCTACAGTGATGGTGAAAATAGCCACTTGTTTGGAAAGGGCAAAATTGTTGGCGAAAATCTGTTTGatgattttttcccccttagACATGGTTCAAATGGACACCCGGGGGGGGTACTACACGATCATGAAGAAGATAGTCCAGCGGGGGGGAATAATACCAAGGAGGATTACTCACGAAAGGGGggtgcctcctttttggagaGTGAACTTTTGAGCAAGTCTGAGGGTGCAAACTGTGGTACCTCCTTTGACATGGCGGTAAAGGATCAAGCGGGTAACTGTCCTCTGGAGAGCGGAGGAACCAATCAGGCAGAACTGGCCAACAAAGTAGAAAGGATTCGTGACGAATGGGATAATCCGCTTAACTCTGTCTGCGAATCAACCATGCCgtggaaagaagaaaaaaatgatctcGCCAATTTTGAATtacaaatggaaagaaaaaagaaagaaattagaaaaaagttgaaaataagtttgagggaaaaaatacaaaaaaaaaagaaaagggatgaaaataatttatgggCTGAGGAGGACCAGTCGAGTAGCAACTCTGATGAGTCGGAGaaaggcaaaggggaagataaAGTCGAAGGGGAGGGAAGTGGCCTGCCCGAAAGGAGTTcctcccagggggggaagcaacccAGTGGTGTAACTGATGGAGTTAAAAGATCTCCAGACGGGAACAAGCCGAATGGGGATGAGCAGAGTGAGGAGGGTTCCCAACTGTTTCGCAGCTGGGAGAACTGCAAAGTACAACCATGGGAGGTGAATATAAGTGCTCCAGATTCAGCAGATGCTGAGACAGAACTGCATattaggaaaataaaaaaagcactCTCCCGTGATGGGAATCACAATATTAGTGAAGACGCTcgcgaaaatgttttttttaccattgaTGGGGATACATCGGATGAGCAAAGTTTTCAACTCGGCGGTAGGGAGGGCAGCGAAAGAGGCAGATCAGTGGGGCCGTCTACCCGTGACAATCTCCAAATGGAGAACCCCCCCCAGTGTAACCTCTTTTGCAAAGGGATTACATCAAATTTGAGCAACAACAAACAACCGCGCAGTGATGACGTAATCGATTTGTTTGCAGAGGAGGGGGGAGATGCCTCTTGTGGGCGTATTTCCTCAGTTGGGGGTAAAACGGAGGGGAAGCGAAAGTGGAGCGCCTCGCTGGATAGCGGGGGAGGAGAGTTAAAAAGTGagccaaaaaggagaagaagaaaaaaaaaaggggagaagcggttggacgaagaggagaaaaacgcTCAATCAGGGGAGGCgagcacaaaaaagaaaagaaaaaacgaaaatgaccACACGAGGGGAAGTCCCAAAGGAGCGCGTAAGTTAAGCCAAAAGGCAAAGCGAAAGGAAGACCGCGATGCACACCCTGATGGGGATACGCACACCGAAGGGGGCGAGCAAGTGACCTATGGGCCGTATGAAATCGTCATGGTGATCGACAACAGAGACATATCAGGGACGAGCCAGGAGCTGAatgaaaagatgaaaaaaatattccaacGCAATGGGGTAAAATACCTAACTAGGAACCTGCCCCTGGGTGATATCATCTGGTTGTGCAGGAGGAGGGTGTATAATGGAGCTAAgtcgaagaggaaaaggggcAGAAAAGGTGCGaacaaggagaagcagcgcCATCACGAATGGAGTGGCGAGGCCAGCCAAATGAGCAGCCTACGAAAGAGCAACGCTCACTGCAGTGGAGGTTACGACCGAGGGAGGGAGGACCGGCGGGAGGGagacaaaaaaggaaccgcGACGTTCGAAGAAAGTGCTGCATGCGAAGATACCGCCGCGTGCGAAGAAAACGCCGAGTACGAAGAGCACGTATTAAAGTGGATAGTAGAGCGGAAAACCCTTAACGACCTAAGTGCAAGCATAATCGACGGAAGGTATGATGAGCAAAAATATCGCCTCATGCGATCGAAAGAAACCTCACATATAATATACCTCATAGAGAACAGCAACAATTCGTTTAAGAATTACACCAGCTCGACTAGAATTTCGTATGAAACGCTTCTAAATGCTCAGCATAGTATTCAGTTGGTTAGTGGGTTCTCCATTTTGACTAGCCAAAGTCTGACtcacaccttttttttattggcTGAAATGCACACAGAGATTGTAGAAAGCATCCGTCTGCTTGCTAACACGGGGGAAGGAGAACCCATAAGACACACCAACGAGTTGGAGGTGTATTTGCGAGACAATGCATCCGAATGGGACCAGTGGAACAATGACTCTAAGAAATCGAAGAACAATTTGGTGAAGGAAGTTTTTGGGAAGCAACTGCGATTGATTAATATGTGCGGGCCTGATGCTACGGAGTTGATTTTGTCTCTGTGGCCTACTCCGATGAAGCTGCACGAGGCGCTCAATAGGTATACCCACGATGGGATTTTGGCCGAGAAGATCAAGCGGATTTACCTCAAACGGCGCGGCCTGctggggaagcggcgtgtGAAGTCTCCCGTCGATGCGAACGTATGGCCGGAATGTTTCGCCCCGAGGGGGTGGTGCTATGGTGGTGCTGCGACTATGTTATGCCGATGCTGATGGCTCATTATATGCAAAGCATTCTGTGCCCACAGCGCATGGCCACCGCGCAGTGGCAGTTAACACGTATAATAATACGTATACTAACTACtatatgctttttttcctcgtgCACCCCTTTACAGCTCATTGCGCAGCTGCGGCAGCTCTATGCCCCGGACTCGATTTAGGccaccaagggggggagaaggagaagaggcGGAAGATGTGGCGAAGGATGAGGCGGAAGATGTGGCGAAGGAGAGGACCCATGGGGGGTGTCCCCCGGATATAGCCCCCACCTGACTGTATGGAGCAGCACCTTTTCGTGCGGCCATTCGTTCATTTGTCAAGCTGTCACCCTGTCAATTTGTCAATCTGTCATTTGTGAATCTGTCAACTTGCCAATTTGCcaatgtgcttttttttttttttaactttttttccttccgtgGCTGCGGCGCGGACCGTCTTATCCAAAACGCAGCGAGCGAATTTTAAGCAAACCGGGAGTAGGCCTTTACCTCTCTGGTGCAGAACAAACAGGTTTACCGCTCACACGAGGGATGATTATGCTCGTCATACGGATCAGCTACTCCCGATTTACCTAACCGGTATGGTACATGGTAGCCGCGTAAACGTTCACAGCACTTCGCACATGAGGTACTGCGTCCATTGGTGGAGAgcaaatgtgaagagggTCGTTTGCGGGAAAGCATGTGCTGCTCTCTGCACCGTAAGCACGGAGTGGTTCTCAATGTAAGAATCAGGCTAGGTGATTGGGGTGcctgcgtttttatttttttatttttttattttgtgcgCCATTACAACGGTGGCATGGTAGGTTTGTAGTTACTCGCGcgggaaaacgaaaaaaagggagaggtgTATAGAGGGGGAGCGGTATAAGGTGatgcaaatgggggggagaagtcgTGGAGACAGAGGAGAAAGAACAAACATCACGTGTGTGCTCGCGCTAGGGGGATGACATTTACATAACCCCCTATCACGCAGCGCGTAGCGCGTAGCGACAACGGgaacgacaaaaaaaaaaaataataaaataaaaaaaaagactcaCACGGTAGGTATGTACAACCCCATCCATACACCCTGCATAAATTTTACGTACATATGCGCGCACTATTCATGACGAAAAAAGGGATTTCAGAACATCATAATTCATCTTGGTTGACATGCTCTTGTCTGACTTTTCTAAAGCCATTATGACGGAATCTCCTGTCGTTTGTTCATCCAGAGGGTGGTcgtcattttcttttttcttctttttcctacTCTTCTCTGCACCCACACGGTCAGGATGGTATGAGgaccttttcttcttctgtttTTTAAGCTGCTTGTAGTACTGGGGAAAATAGCTCTTCATCATGTCATCCCATATgagcatttttctttttctttccttttcggaGAGGAtgatattttcaatttcgcTATCGTAAAAGTCGGAGAGCGATTCGTTCAGTTGCTCTAGGGATGCATCTGAAGGGATGTCAACCCCGTTTGGCGGTTGGCTTTCCACAGTGTTGGAattattttcgaaaaaataattaaagtCTGAGAGGATACTACTAACATGGTTTACATCCTCGTTGTGGCTGCCACTCGGTTGGTCAATTCGGTTACTCTCTTTTGCACTTTGGGCATACTGTAGAATGTTAAAATCGTCCACGTCGTTAAGCAGGTGGCTCAGCTCCGAGTTGAGCGTTTCTTTGAGTGTGCTACAGTAGGTCGTTTCGGGTTCATTGTTTAGGCTCTCCAGCCCGTCATCCATCTGGGGGGGGTTAGGcagtgcattttttgcaagaCAACCGTTGATAGCATCAGCGGGGGTGGGCTTCGTCGAGTTCTGCTTCTCATTGCGTAGCGGGGATGATAAGCTCACATCTTGGCACCCCCCATTTGTACAATCACCATTTGAGGGTATCAACTCTTTGCCGCTAACCACGGGGGGGGTTAGGCAGGAGTCCAAATCGGACAAACGATTTATACTCGCGATGGACACGGTCGATTTGATGGCAAGATTGCTGGTTAgctcattttcctttttaaccttCACTTGGCTGTTACTGTTGGAAGGGGGAAGTTTCTCCCTTTCGCTGCCCTCCCCGTAGTCACTGCCATCACACTGGGAACTATTCATATGTAAAGAAGAGACTTTCATTTTTAGGATGTCGGACTGCTTCTCTACATCTATGGTGTTGATAAtctttttggctagctggtcTAAATCGTTACCCTCTGGGTTCTCATTACAAATTTCTTCTACGTTTATTCCGCTGTTCGTTAGTGTCTCTCCATCATCCCCCGTTTGGCTCTCTCCAAGCGTACTTCCACTAGGAAGGCAGCTACCTATGGTGCTATTCAACTCGCTGACGTGGCCAATTCCACGGGTGCTACCTCCATTTACACTGCACCCTGTGGTGGTGGCAGTGGTGCCGTCCTCCATACCATTACAGGAGGAGCGACTATCCAAGAGAGTCAAATTGTTATAAGACAACACATCATCCGCATCGTAACAATTGCCACTGTTCATCGTGTTGTTTAAGGAAAAGGAATCTTCGTTACAGTTGGGAGAGTAGGTATCATTGGTTAGGAGCTGCTCTGAATTCTTCCCACACTTCGCACTTGCAGCGGAGCTGAAGATCTCCTCGCTATCACACAGGGATGCTGCTTGGTTATTCCTCAGCATATCTTGTCTGAGCTTCCTCTTATTAGAAGCAATAACACAAGGGGGTAGCGAATTGGACGGCATATCATTCAGGCGCACTCTATCAAAGTCAGCGGCCTTCATCTTAGCTGTGCTCGTGTTCTTAAATTCGGACAAACGCTTGATGATGGTCGGATTGGATATCCTCACAATGTTCGCAATAGTATTcgaatgaataaaaatgccATGCATTCTCGTAGATATTAACAAGGCGGCACCACATAACCCTGTGGGTCTCCTGCCAGTACATATCCAGTCCCTCGTCATGGCCTGAATGAGCTTTATCCCTGTGTATGTAACTTTATaaatggcattttttaaatttagctTATGAGCAAAACGCTCCAAATAGAGGGAGGGGTCTATATTAGGCACACTGATATGAAGCAATCGTAACAACTTGAGGAATGTTTTTCCTAGTGGCTTCACAGGCGTCTGCAAAATGTCACTGAAATCGATTAGCATCACGGGGGATTTCTCCCTTCTACATATGGTATACAGACAGGACGCTGCTACGTATGAGTTGTTTCTCCCCATGGTGAAGTTCCTCTGCAGAGCCATCAGGTAGATTCTCTGCGCAGCTTCCACGTGCTGCGTCGATAGGTGCAAGTGGTCCGCGATTTTCTGAATGTTAATGTACCCCTTCTGCAAGGATAGCTCTCTGCTCTCTCGCACTCCCCACGAGAGGATGAACGATTTGTTCCCACTCGCGGGAACGAACTGTCCGACCTGCgattggggggggggcggcacgGTGGATGCGTAAATGAAGCGTGTCAAATGGGCAGATCTAACGCGAAGCGTGCAAATGGAACGTGTTAAATGGGCAAATATAACGCAAAGCGTGCAAACGGCACGCGGGGCACTACTTGCCAGCGCTACATGCCGCCAATACACGCGGCCACTTCTTACCATCGAAATAGCCCCATTGTTATTCTCGACGAACTCCAAAGATTCCACGATTTTGTTCTCCTCCAGGACGGAGCCACACCTCAGGCAAATCACCTCCCCTTGTCCTTCGTTCGTCTCAACATCCGTGCTGTGGCAATTTTTGCATACGACTTGATTCACtaaggggagggggaaaaaaaaaaaaaaaaaaaaacatgtgcATCACGGTTGGGGATTCGTTCTATTCTCGTGAGGGGGAGACACAGTTTGCCCCCCGCGGGAAAACACACACGCATACGCAAGCGTGCAGAAGTTCATGCaaatgcacatgtatatgcaaATGCTCATGGGAACGGCTTTCCCCCGCTTGGCTTACTTTCACTGGCGGGGATTCATGAGGTATACACGGGGTTGCTCGCAAAAGGGGTGCGGGCGATGGACGTCGCGTCGAGCGGCCGAGATCGGGCAGGGCTGCACTACGCTCAGTCACCCTTCATCTAGCGGACAGCTTCGCACGAGGGCCTTATCCCTACGGGCCTACTGCCTCTAACAAATTGGACGTGCCTCTCCGTTCCAAGCACCTGTGCGTCGGAATGCGCGCTTCGTTCTTTCTGGCCCGCTCGGCTTAACCTTTACTCGGCTTCATCCGCTGGGCTTCCCCTGCTCGGCTTCCCCTGCTCGGCTTCCCCCTCTCAGCTTCCTCCTCGCCCTGCTTGACTCACGATTCGAACTTGCTAAAGGCTCGCCACTCCATTCAGTCGCTCTTTCCAATCAGTATGCgttaaagaagaaaaaaaaaaaaactagaaaaaaaaaaaaaaaaaaaaaaacaacactagaaaaaaaataaaaaaaaaggagcttgAGGCgatatttttgaataatcaaaattttggcaaatgaaaaaaagttaaccgtttttttttttataatacgtGCTAGAGTATACTACAAATAAATGAGAGAAAGTACCAAGGGCGTGATTCATTcggataaaaaaatttatacaagTTATTGTATACCATCTGTACATGCAGCATGTACATTTTGCCTACC includes:
- a CDS encoding hypothetical protein, conserved (encoded by transcript PVX_118020A), whose protein sequence is MEGSDFLKKLANRKIRRNYSIHPENVIFYDYFNNLKRKAIAQGYTNLVISFKKIMGSILKYPLPIKNSLEAYKLKGVGKRFSYYFEKALSQDAQEKKQNSIHNGCVTSNENSSQIYTHINKVITSVDRFLKELDNEVYNLRRIGEESDDSIMRNIKEIRNDYSNSDCNQGEVKRRKRKGGKEKKACAHPAERVDKVGQVDKADQTDPSDCANRTANHESKRGENSCPPANELSSPPQLSTNSYTYKNSTNINGYTIISSSAVNYENSFLGDDEASTQKGGPPNERVKKKRFTGKNKESKKTNEIELNDFEKGVMTFLDKYEDLYDDCAVSKEEITIGFLKYYRNSEKINFRKLSRLIKLEFVEKVDIWENKASGGVAKKRHLLDDVQETPSSCAASNVLSPSSVSNAKRAKMKIVNKVRLTVKGREFLRRGKQEKEKQNGEEPKTLEDPPHADNPKPRDPTADAAEGEEKSTSERDKENKVSESNHIIKSEDSFKSAEYLSTKMNESEERLRKEITYSDGENSHLFGKGKIVGENLFDDFFPLRHGSNGHPGGVLHDHEEDSPAGGNNTKEDYSRKGGASFLESELLSKSEGANCGTSFDMAVKDQAGNCPLESGGTNQAELANKVERIRDEWDNPLNSVCESTMPWKEEKNDLANFELQMERKKKEIRKKLKISLREKIQKKKKRDENNLWAEEDQSSSNSDESEKGKGEDKVEGEGSGLPERSSSQGGKQPSGVTDGVKRSPDGNKPNGDEQSEEGSQLFRSWENCKVQPWEVNISAPDSADAETELHIRKIKKALSRDGNHNISEDARENVFFTIDGDTSDEQSFQLGGREGSERGRSVGPSTRDNLQMENPPQCNLFCKGITSNLSNNKQPRSDDVIDLFAEEGGDASCGRISSVGGKTEGKRKWSASLDSGGGELKSEPKRRRRKKKGEKRLDEEEKNAQSGEASTKKKRKNENDHTRGSPKGARKLSQKAKRKEDRDAHPDGDTHTEGGEQVTYGPYEIVMVIDNRDISGTSQELNEKMKKIFQRNGVKYLTRNLPLGDIIWLCRRRVYNGAKSKRKRGRKGANKEKQRHHEWSGEASQMSSLRKSNAHCSGGYDRGREDRREGDKKGTATFEESAACEDTAACEENAEYEEHVLKWIVERKTLNDLSASIIDGRYDEQKYRLMRSKETSHIIYLIENSNNSFKNYTSSTRISYETLLNAQHSIQLVSGFSILTSQSLTHTFFLLAEMHTEIVESIRLLANTGEGEPIRHTNELEVYLRDNASEWDQWNNDSKKSKNNLVKEVFGKQLRLINMCGPDATELILSLWPTPMKLHEALNRYTHDGILAEKIKRIYLKRRGLLGKRRVKSPVDANLIAQLRQLYAPDSI
- a CDS encoding transcription factor IIIb subunit, putative (encoded by transcript PVX_118025A); translation: MKVNQVVCKNCHSTDVETNEGQGEVICLRCGSVLEENKIVESLEFVENNNGAISMVGQFVPASGNKSFILSWGVRESRELSLQKGYINIQKIADHLHLSTQHVEAAQRIYLMALQRNFTMGRNNSYVAASCLYTICRREKSPVMLIDFSDILQTPVKPLGKTFLKLLRLLHISVPNIDPSLYLERFAHKLNLKNAIYKVTYTGIKLIQAMTRDWICTGRRPTGLCGAALLISTRMHGIFIHSNTIANIVRISNPTIIKRLSEFKNTSTAKMKAADFDRVRLNDMPSNSLPPCVIASNKRKLRQDMLRNNQAASLCDSEEIFSSAASAKCGKNSEQLLTNDTYSPNCNEDSFSLNNTMNSGNCYDADDVLSYNNLTLLDSRSSCNGMEDGTTATTTGCSVNGGSTRGIGHVSELNSTIGSCLPSGSTLGESQTGDDGETLTNSGINVEEICNENPEGNDLDQLAKKIINTIDVEKQSDILKMKVSSLHMNSSQCDGSDYGEGSEREKLPPSNSNSQVKVKKENELTSNLAIKSTVSIASINRLSDLDSCLTPPVVSGKELIPSNGDCTNGGCQDVSLSSPLRNEKQNSTKPTPADAINGCLAKNALPNPPQMDDGLESLNNEPETTYCSTLKETLNSELSHLLNDVDDFNILQYAQSAKESNRIDQPSGSHNEDVNHVSSILSDFNYFFENNSNTVESQPPNGVDIPSDASLEQLNESLSDFYDSEIENIILSEKERKRKMLIWDDMMKSYFPQYYKQLKKQKKKRSSYHPDRVGAEKSRKKKKKENDDHPLDEQTTGDSVIMALEKSDKSMSTKMNYDVLKSLFSS